CTACCTCGCATAAAAGCGACAGGAGCGATTTCAATCTTGGTAAGAGAAATATATTCCTGAGTTTTTTCAGGCCCGATACATTCGTTAAGTGCGTCGTAGACTGGGCGAAGATATGGATCCACTTTTTGATTCAGATCTCCCGGTAAAAAACCCAAATTCTCCCCCGCCTCCACTGCGGGTCTTGTGAGAATAATCTTATCGATCGTACCCGCTTGTAAAAATCTGCACGCGGTCGCAACGGAAAGAAAAGTTTTTCCCGTTCCCGCAGGCCCGAGAGCGAATGTGATCAAATTCTCCTGAAAAGATCTAAAATAAATTTCCTGATTTCTAGTTCTGGGAAAAATATGTTTCCCCCGATATGTCGTGAGAATTTTGTCACTCGGTTTCCAGGGAGTATTTCGTTCCGGTTCGTTTTCTCTCGCTTTCTTTTTGCGAAGTTCCTTACCTGCATCCTTAAGAATATAAGCAAAATCGAATGAATCGATAAAATCCCTGTCCGGACGTTCGCGATAATTGGCCTCGAGTTTTTTAAAAAAATCTAATGCGAATTCCACCTTGGCAGACTCGCCCTCAATCTGAAATCCGTTTCCTCTCGGAATAATATCCATCTCGAGTTGTTTTTCGAGAATTTTGACGCCTTCGTCATTGATTCCGCAGATCTTACGATACAAATCCTGATTCTCGAAGTTAAACTGTTCTTTGCGCAATTTATACCTTTACCAGTTTGATTTTCAACTCTTGAAGCTGTTTTTCCTCGACGGGAGAAGGACATTCGCTCATAAGACAAAGACCTTTTTGAGTTTTCGGGAAAGCGATTACGTCCCGGATCGATTTTCCTCCGGTAAGGAGCATAAGCATCCGATCGATACCGAACGCCAAACCGCCGTGAGGTGGAGCGCCGTATTCGAGAGCTTCGAGTAAAAATCCGAATTTTTCCTTGGCTTCCTCCTCGTTGATTCCCAGAACCTGAAACACTTGGTTTTGAATTTCGCGGGAATGAATCCGGATAGAACCGCCTCCAATTTCGACTCCGTTCATCACAAGATCGTACGCTTTCGCGGTCGCATTACCGGCGTTTTTTTGGAGAGTTTCCATGGATTCAAAATACGGAATACTTTCGTCCGAAGGGGAAGTGAACGGATGATGCAGAGCGTCCCAACGTTTGTGGTCCTTGTTCCATTCAAACATAGGAAAGTCCACGATCCAAGTGATGTTGATTTCATTTTGCTTTGGAGTTTCAAAACGCTCGGAAAGTTTCAGGCGAAGAGCGCCTAACGAATGGTTAACAACTTCTCTCTCGTCCGCTCCGAAAAAGATCA
The nucleotide sequence above comes from Leptospira weilii. Encoded proteins:
- a CDS encoding PhoH family protein; translation: MDIIPRGNGFQIEGESAKVEFALDFFKKLEANYRERPDRDFIDSFDFAYILKDAGKELRKKKARENEPERNTPWKPSDKILTTYRGKHIFPRTRNQEIYFRSFQENLITFALGPAGTGKTFLSVATACRFLQAGTIDKIILTRPAVEAGENLGFLPGDLNQKVDPYLRPVYDALNECIGPEKTQEYISLTKIEIAPVAFMRGRTLSNAFIILDEAQNCTLAQLKMIMTRLGRNSRMCISGDSTQIDLDHGRSGLEKVVTLFKNTDQIGMVFFGKEDITRHPLVEVIVRKFEEL